AGGGAGTACTGGTGGTGTTGCCAGGGTACGTCCACAAGGTTTGCCATTGCGTATCGACGGCATCGTTAGGCCCAATCGAACCGCCCGCCGGAATCGGTACTAAGCGTACTTCAATCCGCTCTACTTTTTCCGTATAAACACCCGCTACATGTACAGAAGCTTGGTTGGATAAATCACGCTGAAAAACCGCTCGCGTGGTGGGAAAAGTAATGCTTAACTGGGCTAAACTTTGGTGATACGTAAGGATGAAAAAGAGCAGACTAGCTAATTTGTAAAGATGTTTCATAAAGGACAAACCAATTCGATGGGTGGGTAAAAATACAGACAAACGCCTGAATAAAAGCTATAAATCTAAACGAATAATTTGCTTTTCCTGTAATAAATTCATTTGGTGATAACGCAAGTATAATTGAGCTAATACAACAACATCTTCCCGGCAATACTGTGCAATAGAAAGTAGTCCATCGTGATGATAGTACGAGGTATTAACTTCACTCCCCGACAGGGTATCCTTACTGGACGGAATGCCGAACAAAGCCGCCAATAATTCGAGGCTGGTGTAGTTTTTAAAATCGCCAAATTTCCAGTAATCCATGGTATCCAGATGAGGGGAGTTATAGCGTTTCCAATGCGTATTCCAGAGCGATCGAGGAATGGATATGCCGTGAATCATCATCCGCCGGCAAAGGTAAGGGTAATCAAATTCGCGGCCATTATGGGCACAAAGAATCAAATTACGGGGATATCGCTTTTCGATCAGCGTGCAAAATTGGCGAAGTACGCTGGCTTCATCATGACCATGAATGGTACGAACCCGGAAGGTAGGCTCATCCGCTTCCTCCCAGTGGGAAAAGCCTAATCCGATGACGATAATTTTACCGAATTCTGCGTAAACGGCGGGCCGGTCAAAGTATAACTCTGCGTCTGTACAACCTTCCGTTGTGCGAATTCGGCTCGCTTTTCGTAGCCATTCTTTCTGTAATCGTTCAGATACTAACTCCAGCGAGGATTCGCCCGAAACGGTTTCTATATCAATGAATGAAAGAGGTTTGACCGAAGATTGAAAGGTAGCATTCATAAGCGAGCATCGAGGGATGGCTTCTAAATTACACACCAAGCTCCTACCTTCATTCATCCAATGAGCGAACGGTACAGTGAATAAACTTCCGGGAAGTGAGTACAAAAAAACGCGGACCTTACCATCGTAAAATCCGCGTTTCTTAAAACCTGAAAAAACTTTATTCGTGCAGAATACCTTCCTGTGCTAATTGGTTGATTTGAATCAAATTAGCTTCGTCCAGACTACCCGGTACGAAAATAAACCGCTTGTCGTAAACCTGATTGTCGATGAAATAACTCACCCAATATTCATTGGTTAAATGAAATACCGACGAATCAATGGGCTCAATCGGCTGATGACTATGGGCGGGAACTTCCTGGAAAAAATGGCGTAATGTTGACGTTTCCTGGGCTTCTTCACCCTGATGCTGGGGTTTACTATAGCCACGAGAAGTTACAAAAACGTTTTGAATAGCTTTGTCATTTCGGTTGAGTAAGTACACCCGCCAGGCAACTTCATTGAATTCGTTCACTTCACGGGCTATGGCTACTTTTACCCCTTCTACGGGTAAAAATGGAATGTCTTTTTTCATGGGAATGAATGGTTTTATTGGTTACTCAAACGGTCGGTGTGGTGAGCGATTCTTCGACAAAAACCATTTCGAACAAATCGGCCAGATGAGCTTTTAATCGCTGCGAAACTTCCTGGAAATCGAGGGAATGTCCCAGCTCTTTCGCTAGGGAGGTTACTTCTTTTCCCTCCAAACCACAAGGTACAATATACTCGAAAAAAGCCAGGTCATTATTTACATTCAGAGCAAAACCGTGCATGGTTACCCAGCGGCTGGCTTTTACGCCCATCGCACAGATTTTCCGGGGATTTTTCTGTTCGATATAATCCAGCCACACGCCCGTCATACCCGGAATGCGGCCCGCCTCCAGGCCATAATCCGCACAGGTACGAATGATGGCCTCTTCCAGCGTTCGCATGTACCAGTGAATATCGGGCTTGAAATTATCCAGATCCAGAATGGGGTAACCTACTAATTGACCCGGACCGTGATACGTAATATCACCGCCCCGATTGATTTTGTAGTACTGAATGCCGAGCTGTTCCAGCTTCTGTTCATCCTCCAGCAGATGTTCGGGTTTGCCACTTTTACCGAGCGTAAATACAGGAGGATGCTGCACAAAAAGAAGGTAATTATTCGTGGGCAGTTGCTCCTCTACTGCAGCTTGCCGATTCTGAACCTTACGGGCTACGGTAGCGGCTAGCAGCTCTTCCTGGGCGTCCCAAGCCGACTGATAGTCCCGAAGGCCCCAGTCCTGAAAAATCACTTGCTTATTCATGAATACGCTTAAAATTCATTCTAAAGGTAACAAGAAGCCCGTAGATATAATTCCCTACTTGAGCCTAAGCTCCTTATCGTTAAAAAAGTGATGCGATGCACCCAAAGAAGCTTTGAATGCATCGCACGTATAGTAACTAACTGTAAAGTTTGATTAGGTTTAAGATTCAAGCCTATGAAAGGGAGCCGGTAAAATCCCTAAGGGTACCATACTCCAAGGCTTGGGGTTTCAACCTCGTGTAGCTTACCAAATCAAC
This portion of the Siphonobacter curvatus genome encodes:
- the lipB gene encoding lipoyl(octanoyl) transferase LipB, coding for MNKQVIFQDWGLRDYQSAWDAQEELLAATVARKVQNRQAAVEEQLPTNNYLLFVQHPPVFTLGKSGKPEHLLEDEQKLEQLGIQYYKINRGGDITYHGPGQLVGYPILDLDNFKPDIHWYMRTLEEAIIRTCADYGLEAGRIPGMTGVWLDYIEQKNPRKICAMGVKASRWVTMHGFALNVNNDLAFFEYIVPCGLEGKEVTSLAKELGHSLDFQEVSQRLKAHLADLFEMVFVEESLTTPTV
- a CDS encoding 3'-5' exonuclease — encoded protein: MNATFQSSVKPLSFIDIETVSGESSLELVSERLQKEWLRKASRIRTTEGCTDAELYFDRPAVYAEFGKIIVIGLGFSHWEEADEPTFRVRTIHGHDEASVLRQFCTLIEKRYPRNLILCAHNGREFDYPYLCRRMMIHGISIPRSLWNTHWKRYNSPHLDTMDYWKFGDFKNYTSLELLAALFGIPSSKDTLSGSEVNTSYYHHDGLLSIAQYCREDVVVLAQLYLRYHQMNLLQEKQIIRLDL